The genomic stretch CCATCCCCGCCGGACCGGCGCCGGCCACCGGCGCTATGGCCCGGCCGACGCCGAGCGGCTGTTCCACGTCACCGCGCTCCGCGCGCTCGGCCTCGGGCTGGACGCGATCCGCGAGGTGCTCGACGCGCCCGACGCCGACCCGGTCGCGCTCGTGGCTCGCCAGCGGGAGGCGCTGGCCGCCGAGGCTCGCCGCCTCGACGCGCTCGCGGACCGCCTCGGCGACCTCGGGCGCCTTCTCCAGCAGCGCGCCACCGCTGGAGCGCCCATCCCTCCCGACACCTTCCTCACTCTCACCACCGCCATGTCTGCCTTCGACCGCCACTACACGCCCGGGCAACTCCAGCAGCTCGCCGACCGCCGTGAGTCCTTCGGCGAGGACGCCATCCGCGCCGTCGAGGCCGAGTGGCCGCGCCTCTTCGAGGCCGTCGGCCGGGAGATGGACGCGGGCACCAACCCGGCCGCCCCTACCGCCCGCGCCCTCATCGACCGGTGGGACGAGCTGGTGG from Rubrivirga sp. SAORIC476 encodes the following:
- a CDS encoding MerR family transcriptional regulator, whose product is MTHRSLPSGDALGLRVGELAARAGVSVRALHHYEAAGLLHPRRTGAGHRRYGPADAERLFHVTALRALGLGLDAIREVLDAPDADPVALVARQREALAAEARRLDALADRLGDLGRLLQQRATAGAPIPPDTFLTLTTAMSAFDRHYTPGQLQQLADRRESFGEDAIRAVEAEWPRLFEAVGREMDAGTNPAAPTARALIDRWDELVAMFTGGDPGIRQSLGTAVEADREGASAMMGLDPDRMRDLFAFAQRVRDAR